The window CTCTCGGCTCCTTAGGTGGACACATGTTTGCCTCCAAGGCGCAGGCCCAACAAGCGGCTTCAATGCAGAAATGGCCTTGGCCCTATGAAAAGCTGGACCCCACAATAACGGCTGAAATAGCCTACCAAGAATGGTACCGAATATTTTGCGGCGGCGCGGTTATCAGCGCTGTTTTTTCTCAACTACGAGAAAAGGTGGGAGAGCCGTACAGCTCTTTTCCAATCGATGGTTTCATGTTTCTTGAAGGAGGAATTCTGAATTGGGGCACCCTATGCGGATCGAACGCAGGTGCCGCCATTGTGGCCAACCTGATCTTTGGCCCCCGAATTATCGATGAAGAAGGCACTGGTCACTTCATCGGCGCTGACATACTGGACTGGTATGGCCACCAGGCAATGCCGACCTTTATCCCGAAAGAACCGAAAGTTCCGGTAGAAAATATTCCACGAACCATTGCTGAATCTCCGCTGTGCCATGTATCGGTAGGTAAGTGGATGGCAGTGTCGGAAAAACCATTGGGCAGCCTGGAACGGCGCGATCGCTGTGCCCGTACTGCAGCAAGCGTGGCCTATCATCTGGTTGAATTACTCAATGAGTGGAAAGACGACACCTATGAAGAAACAAGCGACTGGACCCCTATTTCTGGCCATGGAATCAATGCCCAGCGCAACTGTCTGGAATGCCACAGCCTAGGCACCCCAGAAGCACCTCGAAAAAAGGACGATATCTGAAACAGATGTTCACACCTGCCCCTGTTTTATAGCGGACAGGTGTGAACGTTTCTTTATCTGCAGCTCAAGGGGCTACAGGCTGCGGCAAAGCCTTGTCTAGTCCAACGCCTTCACGC of the Fibrobacter sp. genome contains:
- a CDS encoding chain A iron centre cytochrome C protein, which encodes MNEHESQQLQITRRGWFKGVGTICAATALGSLGGHMFASKAQAQQAASMQKWPWPYEKLDPTITAEIAYQEWYRIFCGGAVISAVFSQLREKVGEPYSSFPIDGFMFLEGGILNWGTLCGSNAGAAIVANLIFGPRIIDEEGTGHFIGADILDWYGHQAMPTFIPKEPKVPVENIPRTIAESPLCHVSVGKWMAVSEKPLGSLERRDRCARTAASVAYHLVELLNEWKDDTYEETSDWTPISGHGINAQRNCLECHSLGTPEAPRKKDDI